gttttcacttggaattctctgggcctggcactaggccttaggtccacgtcccggtgcatcatccagagatggtggtcaaggggtaaaatggtcattcttagtgttagtacctgaccctaggtcataataagcatacagtgctgtcctcaacttggcagtgctgcaaGACTAAgcataggcagggtttccaagtcctacggggcccacttgggttcccaaggcaTTCCctcataaggacagatgtgaagaggggcttttaggtcattttccacctccccaCACAataccatggccaatgggtgacgttccccaagtcagaatgccaaaacagcagtgtttcactcactgggcgatggctctgggcgttgggtgcatcgcccagagccttcAAACCGAGATTTGGCTGAGATCCCAAGGTTGCTGCTTATGGGTAGTGACCAAaacatctccccatgcatgttagggtgctaggtacccccaggggtgatcttccttttggtccatgtggattttccactgggcccaccacttggctgccagaggctgcccagacagcccaatgaatagtatcaTGAGGTTTTCTCCAGttgcagatctggattttggtcacatgcaaggctgtaaACAGGTATAAAATAGTAATTCAAGGCTACtactacctagggttaggtcccatGTAGCCAGGGTTTGCATTCAGGGCTCCAATCAGTCAAATAactgagcatctggcagtgcagctatgcacagccagcATTCGGCTCCAAGAACAGCATAACAGCcctgtatttttactcaaaaatcttagatcttccatgccttacacttgcatggcagatctggagcagttctaggcaatTCCCAACTGTTCTGGGCTACCAGAGAGCTGATACACTATCAAATATATGAATTTAAAGTAGCAGCAGGTAAGAGCAGCATTGTTTATACCTGCCCAAGTCTGAGAAGGCTCGATCCAAGCTTGAATGCAAGGCTGCCACCCaaatccttccttcttctcttccttcttctccttcttcctctcttttcctctcttttctctcttctttctctcccacgatttgaacagtagtaagaactctaaatgagcccatggTATGAGTTGgaccctcagactcccctctatctatggagggtgcccatgtccattatgggtggtccccataattaaaaaccaatttaatatgttgttttgcacactgggcgatgtctttgggcattgcctgcatcgcccagtgctttGACCAGTGATCCCAACAAGGCTGAAACTCAATGGGTTTTGCACcagggtttgacccatggttagggcattgtccccacatgtcatttagggccTTTAAGCATATTTCTAGGGGTAGGTCCCACtattatggagaggagagaaattACCTGAGCTTTaggccatacataatgttgAGACCTGTACAGcagcaagggtcagtgatccatctatagacaggcatgtaggatgatccacatagggtttcttcatcaatccaaatcactggagtaatactccatagtgttcttggttacctggttaggggttcctgttcttcagtcaaaattccagccagtcaggagcaggcagggtttgacagtttGTCCCTATAGATTGACCTAGGttacagatatgtccataggaatatgaatgtaattattaaacttatacctatgattggtgtGAATATGAATGTATAAATGTATTTCTTAAACCATTACGTGTGACTAGATCTATTCCTGTAAGCCACAAATGTGACCTTGGCTTGACCTTACCATGGTGGTAGCTAGTTAAGCCCCAACCCTAGTCAACCAGACCTTAATGCTAAGAGGGAACTAATTTAATAATGACCAGGTAGTTTAGTAATGGAATCTGTTTAAAGGAATTGACTCAGACTCAAACCATGAGAAGATTGTGTGGTTCTCAAGAGAGGACTGGTATGGACCTTTCcttgtgggataactgtgtgaTAGGGTTAAAAATCGTGAAGGCTGAAAAACTGAatgatgtaacaagaccttttccaaCGACAGGtatgaagggagtaatgggtcaccaaatgcgttccctccgtgctaggagtgacacatatggatgtcccatcaatattccagaTCATTCTGAAGTTgcgttaggtaatgagataacccgaagtgaaagcattcagaatgtaaaccccGTGCTGGGAACTAGGTAGGTTAAGTCCTACAACCCAAGGGTAACTAGAATAGTTAAGACCCGTGTGGTATCACTTGATTTGGAGGATCTTGAGAACTTTCTATTCCTTATGACTTAGTTTAGTGTGGAAGACAGTGTGGTTACCTTTGGAATGTGGTAACTACCGACTCTTAACCCAATGGAGCTtggggttattgtgaaccacacccttGTGGTGATGAGaccctaaaaaggaaaagaaattgaagaaccaGTCCCGTTGAGTCAAATAGGCACCGCCTTACTTTGACCTGACCTTCGACTTAATCTAAGTAGGGGCCAATTAGACACATTGTTATGCAACAAGCCCTTACCCTTGAGACCTTAATCACCTtaaattttgaggataaaatttttaataaggttggggggatgttacaccagCACCCCAGATATACCCGTATACCTGAGGCAGCTTAGACCTTTACCTATGGGGCAATGCCAcagtggcactggccaacacctgtaacctcagacttaaaatattactagaagtatcccctcgaagacccgaaagtgtgggccaaagccccgtaattttccttgaagtttgggccttgacagcaacACTGGAGTCACGAACAGAGTCACTCGCACTGAATCTGCTCGAGGATCTGCCCGTGCTGTCATATGCCTCTTTGATTCCTTTTTTTGTGGGGCCCACATACCCGTGTCctggacaccctaattgaacctttggaccatatgtacccctacccttacccttGATTGGTtaagtgggccatgaaagtagGCCCACAAAGCATAACTTAAATGAATAATTGGTTTTAaataccctaacctaaaccaaacagaccttagggGACAATTAACTCCTATGGACTTAAGGTGCACCCCAagcatgacctaatggacctaatggttatgaccAAGatcaaacaagccctaagacctaactaaaacccatttaaagacctaagggccactaagtgtttggggatgcctaaaccaaacatggcctaaggcccatttgacccttaaaaggataagagaatccttattctcttgTCTCTCCCCTCCCaagtaaaccgtggaggagaagagacaagagaagaaggagaagtagaagtaggagaggaataggaggggaagggaagaaggtggaggCCATGTagagatggctggctgccccacacctcctccccaagctggccggacctaagggagaagagaaagtggaggaaagagatggagagagtggttggaaggaggaagctcaccaaggtaaactccccaaacctagctctcccccatttctctttgattttgatgaattttcttgagcttgggctaacctagggttccatttgggactcaaggtgatgcttggcctagtttgggagctctaatggagctaatCCATATCCCTAAGTGCTGTATTTcagccattgttggtgaaccctTGGTCCTcagccatgaaacccaacccttggaccaatgtgagaccaaTCCTtattggatcttggatccatgaggtgagcctaggatctagtgaccctaggaaggcttagacacctctcccttgtcctTGAGAGCTTAGGGCACCCCAAGCTCCAAgttggagcaaaagccctctgaaatctcaAAAGAGACTACTGGCAGATGAACGACCGGGTCCACCAATTGTGGTACCTTTTGTCAGTCCGCCTAGTGTAAACCCTGCAAATTGGCCTGAGCgaacgaaggcacggattcactctattCGGCTCCGCCCGTGGCCTGTTGCTCTTGGGTCTGTCTCAGAAATTGAATGGATGcgggggcggacccaagaagcacatccgcctgttgatccgctcccttttagttgtgcctcaggtgtcgaacggatgcacgaccGGATTCAAGTGAAATGTTTcactcgtgggtccgctcgctctattTTACGTTTTAgcctgaacagagtcagggacggactcacctctaTTGAAACCGTCTATGAGTCCGTTGGTGCTGTCTtagttgaaatctgattttaaccttaagggcctagcatgggacccttctatgtatgctttaatgattgtttttgtattcctaggctacccaactcgatagATATCGGGGAGCCcaagtgagattcatgtcaaccacacacggcgacacccgtgttaggtgagtgggttctaggtgatttgttgggcttgaatatatatttaatacgaaatcttaagcatgctattatatatttataagcattgtgcgtgATGACCACATTTATATGAGAAATCTtggggcataaagcatacattttaccacattggacagagttacttcggtgctttcttgtgctttttaggttttagatgaattcttgtgaaaatggagcaaaagatgctaagaatagccggaagcacccaggagtcgagaaaatcaagtttggattgagcactgaaagaatcatgccaatcaatcaaatttgaatgtgattacagtgggccccttagcataattttgaggtgttaatagtatggatgcgtagcccgtcgagttagtttcgcaatggttcaaacgacacttgattctgagttgaaacaaagaattTACGGCTGTTTTCGTGGATAgggatttatttgtaattattaacaGTTGGCTGGagacaaagtaaagtggaagttcggatttcaggggccttagcaaaattatcaaaagttatctttttgtcaaccgaaagattccatttggaaggttctggagcagtccaacttcaacttgagatatcttgggctcctgaactccaaattggacaaaatttggatctattttgggtgattttttgtaaggaatacaacagtgaggcccatataagcatctcatgctccacgttttttgaaggacagattttacatttcattaattgtgagtagaatcctagtcatcacccttgctctctctctcctccaacttttcaagggtacttttggaattctacttgggatagatttcttttgaaatatattctttcatctatggaaggttgaaaagtcaaagatgccttgatctcattgcttggagaagacacctacaaagaaaaggaagcacaagttagaattagaaagttactttttaataaatagaaggtttatgtatctaggattcttttttcttgggattcaaggcattgtaaaggaggaaggagaagagaatattctcttttcttagggaatatttctcctaccatttccctcttctctcttctcccttccccctataaataccccttgccctttgggttgtaacaagttagttctagttcagtttttaagttagttttagtttagttttaattcagtttttggctttctaagttctagtttgatttcatgcttttaattccatggttgtaatgcttttgattcatgctttaattttatgtcttcaatatggttgtaataattctagtttagtttcaagctttctagtctaagttcctaagttgatgaaaagacttggagatttagaagaggaagtcatgcaaggtctgttcaagtattcaagctcttcaactacattcatggaagcatatccaggtttttactccctaaactcttaaactcattctccctctcttcttcttctcattctccttcttcttcttttattttttttatgtggttgtggtatTTGGTtacaatttatcccttccaatccacgttagtttgataggttagatggatatgtgttaggacatcaatttaattcatgccaatttaattcgttagatgtttgtgagttaggatgtgttaatttgttagtttaattagtttaatttaacactttaatttggttcactttgcattactttaaagtgagtaaaatagggtggcgtatatctcctcgtgttcgactcgtagctacgattgacccgtacgcttgcagtattatttttaaactcaaacagtgcgctttgcattattatccaaatgtgatctgttatgaatgtcctagcatgctcaccattgtatcgggctacggtgctgggtgtgccggtaccggaaccccaatttatttaattatgaaaactgttatatgtcatcctgatctgtatgtgccgtgtcgtgccgtgctggtacccgggtactagatggaatgagaaGTTGATGTACCTGCAATACCTCTTGgaacgataggacttgcatatagtatatctgtggttaggatgcttgttcccttatgctacgacccttgccaacaagggtttatgtgttggatagtctgagcacctatggtctgtggaggagggagaggccaggacaggggtagtgatggctatcggggtctgccactgggtggtcatgatggcttttACCAGCGTAGGTCccctcatgataattgaggtttcactggggcgataggataagtgacccttaatgtctcccgagttatcacagtaacatatacttgaccgatagaattgtgtgctaggtgaaaaatgaatctaacatcagcatgcatcattctgattgatactgattgtatggtgtatgtgcattcccctgtgctccctcactagctagtgtagctaaccccattgcacaacccctttttagttgttatgcaggaggtactattTAGATGAgaaccgttggatgcgaatcaagtggagccagtgactgtgacttggatgtagatgtacacccaagattggtgcccttggggtaattatttatcatttaattttttgtcttcatttccacattcatgtataaactatgtgtttaattataggagagattgagtggttacatttatgaacaatgtactatgtgttatcattagagaaccgatgctctataatttcacattattcaatttaatttcacttccgctaactctgtgatttgGAACGACTTATTCCATATTAGTTCGTtcttttctgttatcaatatgtgatgacagggtggactatggctcgggacactgtatctgtgatcctggtcggtattgggatgacacgggttatcccagtcaccccctgtgtggcagtatatatattacatcaggatgggggtgtgacattgAGAGAGATGGAGCATAACTTATACAGTGATTCCGTAGTGGAAAGTCGATGATGGGGCTTGAATGAGACTTCCTAGGGTTGGAGAGACCTTCTTTGGGTGTTTGGGACTCTTCCCTGGCGGTTTGGGTAGAGAATAGGTAGGAAATACGAACTGCAGTTCGTAttccttttttaaaaatctgGGCACTGCTCCAGTGGATGATACCCTGGAAGCGCATCAACCGCAGCTTGCGGATGATACGCATAAGCCATAGCCCATCGACGACTAGATGCAATTTTGGcaatttttgatattttttgctCTTCGGCCTGCGTGCACCCATTGTATTGGCTATTTCCCACTTGTGCGTGTCCACCATACTACTCATGATTCACTCCAAAATATTTATTCAATAAATTTGGTGTTATTTTATTGTGAGACTAACAATTGTGATCTCGTCCTTATAGGGAATTGATAATGGTGCACGGACGTCATGGCGGTGGTCCTAGAGCGCTCACACCTGTTTGGGGCTACGATAGAGACACGGTTGGTACTTCCAGTGACCCCTTTCCGGATGCCCCTAGGTACATCACGGCTCACGATGTAAACCAAATGGTTGGGGATATGTTGAGAGAGTTTTGAGTCCGAAAAATGGACTATTTGGATGAGATGAGGCTACATTCTAGCAACAGCAAAGGGAGTTTGTGGATTATATGACGGCACAATATGAAGCTGATGAGAGGGCTAGGGCAGTAGCCAATACCACTCCCCCTCCACCCCAACACCTATTGTGGTAGCTCAGCCGACTCAAGTGCAAGTGGATGTTACAAGGATCCTGGAGAGGTTCCAAAAGATGAGGCCCATAGAGTTCTTCAGGCCAACCAAGGATCCATTACACCCATCTGTATGGATCCAAGAAATGGAGAAGACCTTCTTAGTGATTGAGTGCACAAAGGACTACAAGATTCGATTTGCCGCATACATGTTGAAGGGCGAGGCCGATGATTGGTGGAGATCAACACAACCTAACCTTGTTGTTATCCATCCTAACCTTACTCGAACAATTTAAGGAGGCTTTCTTTGAGAATTATTTTCTGGAAATCTACTGGGAGAGAAAGGCAACGAAGTTTATGGATCTCACCTAAGGATtcaaatcggtccttgagtatTAACAGAAGTTTCAGGAACTATTCTACGTTGCTCCCACCCATTTGAAGGATGATGTCGAGAAGGGGAAGAGGTTTGAGAAAGGTTTGAGACTAGGAATAAGCTCAATCTTGGTATCTCATGGACCCCAGACCTATGCTAAAATGGTCCAAACCGCCAAATCCATCGAGGATAGTCAAAGGAATTCCTATCTTACTCCATCGGGACAAGGCAAGAGGCCAGCCTCATCGTCATTTGGCAGAGAACCTAGCAAGTTTCCTCGCGTACCTTACTCTAGCTACGCACCTGGGTATTATAAGTGTGTAGATCCGGTTCAGCCTGTAGAACCTACCCAATACTCAACCTCAACTTTATCTACTGGTGGTTCCATACGATGTTACAACTGCAACAAGTATGGGCATATCTCTAAGGCTTGCCCTTAAACCAAGACTTGGGTATCATGGCCCATAGTTCAACCTTTAGCTTCACAAGCATCTCATGCTAAATTCGTTGGTCGACCTCCATTGCCTGCCCGAGGCAACTGGGTTCCAACCCAAGCATACATTATGACTAATGCCGAGGCTGAGGCAGCCTCTGGGGTGCTGACAGGCTAATCTTTACATTCAATAGAAGTTTATATTTTTGCATCATGTCATCACATTCTTGTATGGTTGTTTTTGCATTGTTGCTTGTTCTCCAGGTAGTATTTGCATTGCATCTGTTCCAGCTTATGTTTTGTTTAATTCGGGTGCTTCGCACTCCTTCATATCTCCTTCTTTCGCGAAGAAGATGGGCATTGTCCCTAAGGGTCTGACTCAGGGCCTGGcagtcagcacaccgacagggAGTGTAGTTGGCATAGACAGTTTATGAGCCATGCCCCGTACGTATATGTGGACGGGACATGAATGCACATCTCGTGGAATtagatatgaaggactttgatgcGATACTTGGTATCGATTGGTTGGTAGCCTATAGGGCTAATCTTGCTTGTGCAAAGTAGCAGATTGTTGTCAAGCCTCAAGAGGGAGAAGAGTTCACCATTTCGGGGGACAAAAAGAAATGGTCCAAGAAGCTTATCATCTCGGCTCTCCAAGCCAAGAAGTTCATGGATCAAGGGTGTGAATCCTACTTAGCCTCTGTGACTAGTACAAAAGCGCaagtaaaacccttggaggaaatAAGGATTGTGAAGGAGTTTCCCGATGTCTTTCCTGATGATTTGATGGAGCTACCCCCTGATTGGGAAATGGAATTTGTTATTGATCTACTACCCGGGGCTGCACCAGTGTCAAAAGCCCCATATCGGATGGCTCCAACTGAGTTGAAGGAATTGCAAGTCCAGCTTTAAGACTCAcagaagaagggatttattcgaccaagtgtgtctccttggggagcaccggtTCTCTTCGTCAAGAAGGAATACGGGAGCATGCGGATGTGTATCGACTATAGCGAACTGAACaagttgacaatcaagaacaaATATCCACTGCCGAGAATTGATGACTTGCTCAATCAACTTCAGGGTGCTAAAGTATTCTCCAAGATAGATTTGAGGTCTGGATatcatcaactgaagatcaaggaGGGTGATATTAGCTAGACAACATTCCAATCACGCTATGGTCACTACAAGTTTTTGGTGATGTCCTTCGGATTGACCAATGCcccagcagcattcatggaATTGATGAACCGGGTATTTCAGGCTGTCCTTGACAAGTGTGTgattgtattcattgatgacattctaATTTACTCCAAACCAGAAGCAGAACATGCGGTGCATCTCAGGATGGTATTACAAAggttgagagagaagaagctaTATGCAAAGTTTAGCAAGTGTGAGTTTTAGCTTTCCCAAGTGGTCTTTTTAGGCTATGTGGTTTCAACCGAAGGGATTAAAGTTGACCTAGGAAAAGTAAGGGCTGTGATGGAGTGGGAAGCGCCAAAGAATACGGGTGAtatctatagttttttgggatTAGCCAATTACTATCGGTGCtttatcaagaatttctcaCGAATATCCGCTCCTATGACCATATTGACCTGAAAGGGAGTAAAATTTGTTTGGTCTGATGAgtgtgagaaaagcttccaagaattGAAACAGAAGTTGAGCACAGCCCCGATCTTGACATTACCTGATGGCACAGGAGGGATGACTGTCTATAGTGATGCTTCAAAATTAGGATTGGGATGTGTATTGATGTAAAACGGGAAGGTTGTGGCCTATGCTTCGAGGAAATTGaaagactatgagaagaactaccccacccACGACCCTAAGCTGGCGGCTGTTGTTTTtgcattgaagatatggcgCCACTATTTGTATGGTAAGAAAAGTGAGATTTTtagtgatcacaaaagtctgaagtacttcttcacatagaaggagctgaacatgaggcAGTGGCGGTGGTTGGAATTGATGAAGGACTATGACTATATGATACACTACCACCCGGGCAAGGCGAATGTTGTAGCGAATGCCCTTAGCTGGAAGTCATAAACTGTATCCTTAGCAGCACTGATCTTGTGTGAGCAATTGATTGAGGAGGCTCGATAATTAGATCTTGAAGTGTTGATTGA
The nucleotide sequence above comes from Telopea speciosissima isolate NSW1024214 ecotype Mountain lineage chromosome 3, Tspe_v1, whole genome shotgun sequence. Encoded proteins:
- the LOC122655228 gene encoding uncharacterized protein LOC122655228 — protein: MPGDEHDMELGDIEADIQGEHGEEQDVDEQKFQELFYVAPTHLKDDVEKGKRFEKGSICIASVPAYVLFNSGASHSFISPSFAKKMGIVPKGLTQGLAVSTPTGSIVVKPQEGEEFTISGDKKKWSKKLIISALQAKKFMDQGCESYLASVTSTKAQVKPLEEIRIVKEFPDVFPDDLMELPPDWEMEFVIDLLPGAAPVSKAPYRMAPTELKELQVQL